The Paenibacillus sophorae genome has a segment encoding these proteins:
- a CDS encoding DUF4178 domain-containing protein — MSIWKRIGNLFAKDEPPLREKSMLQLAPGDICEVSLVTYEVTGRVSNFGRNAALLTLRDGTAIAYLHIEQREELRYALYKAIDGRLDSLSEVPATMELDDIVYYLEEEYEGHVSAAGQTPFMNAGDQHVWQYQSDEGHLLRIEWQNGRFMLYEGEKIIPGDVRVIRGA; from the coding sequence ATGAGTATATGGAAGCGTATTGGCAATTTGTTCGCGAAGGATGAGCCGCCATTGCGGGAAAAGAGCATGCTGCAGCTGGCGCCCGGCGATATTTGCGAAGTCTCGCTTGTCACCTATGAGGTGACGGGGCGCGTAAGCAATTTCGGCCGGAATGCGGCGCTGTTGACGCTGCGCGATGGCACGGCAATCGCCTATTTGCATATTGAGCAGAGGGAAGAGCTGAGATATGCGCTGTACAAGGCAATCGACGGCCGCCTGGACAGTCTATCGGAGGTTCCCGCCACGATGGAATTGGATGATATTGTATATTATCTGGAGGAAGAGTATGAAGGTCATGTGTCCGCTGCAGGACAGACGCCTTTTATGAACGCGGGCGACCAGCATGTGTGGCAGTACCAGTCGGATGAAGGCCACCTGCTCCGGATCGAATGGCAGAACGGGCGCTTTATGCTGTACGAAGGTGAAAAAATCATTCCCGGAGACGTGAGAGTAATCCGGGGCGCGTAA
- a CDS encoding PspA/IM30 family protein — protein sequence MSIFKRLRDLTLSNINAIIDKAEDPIKMTDQYIRDMTEDLEDAEKAVAAQIAIEKKFKQLYEEQEALVNKRNQQAHTAAQAGNADLARRALEEKKTAEGKLTEYKTSYDQNKASADNLRAKLEEMRKQLNQMKSKRETLVARYNAAKAQTEINKAMSGFSSDSATAGLKRMEEKMLQAEAQAEASNEMSAGNKSLDDEFEKLNKDQGVEDELAALMKQYEKQ from the coding sequence ATGTCGATTTTTAAAAGATTGCGCGATTTAACCCTGTCCAATATCAATGCAATCATTGACAAAGCTGAAGATCCGATCAAGATGACCGACCAATATATCCGTGACATGACAGAGGATCTGGAGGATGCGGAGAAAGCGGTAGCCGCCCAAATCGCTATCGAGAAGAAATTCAAGCAGCTTTACGAAGAGCAGGAAGCGCTGGTGAACAAGCGCAACCAGCAGGCGCATACCGCTGCGCAGGCAGGCAATGCCGACCTCGCCCGCCGGGCTCTGGAAGAGAAGAAGACCGCCGAAGGCAAGCTGACGGAATACAAGACCAGCTACGACCAGAACAAGGCTTCTGCGGATAATCTTCGGGCGAAGCTGGAAGAAATGCGCAAGCAGTTGAACCAGATGAAGAGCAAGCGCGAGACGCTGGTCGCCCGTTACAACGCCGCAAAGGCGCAGACCGAAATCAATAAAGCGATGAGCGGATTCAGCTCCGATTCCGCCACCGCCGGACTGAAGCGGATGGAGGAGAAAATGCTCCAAGCCGAAGCGCAGGCGGAAGCGAGCAATGAGATGAGCGCAGGGAATAAATCGCTGGATGACGAGTTCGAGAAGCTGAACAAGGATCAGGGAGTTGAAGACGAACTCGCCGCCTTGATGAAGCAGTACGAGAAACAATAA
- a CDS encoding dihydroorotate dehydrogenase, with amino-acid sequence MIKIGDSSSKNAELDLSTRIAGVTFKNPIVMASGTFGFGKEYAKYYDVNELGGISGKGLTLQAKAGNQGTRVYETASGMLNSVGLENPGVSAFLEKECAYWETLDTARIVNLGGNTFEDYVTGAELIQKDADARGSKAVDMIELNISCPNVKEGGIAFGIRTCDARELVRAVRRATSLPLSVKLSPNAEDIADMALMCQEEGADAVSLINTISGMKIDVRRRRSVFNNLYAGLSGPAIKPIALRMVHQVAKRVDIPVIGMGGISSATDIVEFIMAGAAVVQVGTYNFMNMRAGQDLLRGLREFMIEENIASLDEIRGIV; translated from the coding sequence ATGATTAAAATCGGAGATTCTTCATCCAAAAATGCGGAGCTCGATCTGAGCACTCGCATTGCCGGCGTCACATTCAAGAATCCGATCGTTATGGCTTCAGGAACCTTCGGATTCGGCAAGGAATATGCGAAATATTATGACGTGAACGAACTCGGCGGCATTTCCGGCAAGGGGCTGACGCTTCAGGCCAAGGCGGGCAACCAGGGAACCCGTGTATACGAGACGGCATCTGGCATGCTGAACAGCGTCGGGCTGGAGAATCCGGGGGTTTCCGCTTTTTTGGAAAAAGAATGTGCCTACTGGGAGACGCTCGATACGGCGCGGATTGTAAATCTCGGGGGGAACACGTTCGAGGATTACGTCACCGGAGCGGAGCTGATACAGAAGGATGCCGATGCTCGCGGCAGCAAAGCGGTTGACATGATCGAACTGAACATATCCTGTCCGAATGTAAAAGAAGGCGGGATCGCCTTCGGCATCCGAACCTGTGACGCGCGCGAGCTGGTGAGGGCCGTCCGGCGGGCAACGAGCCTGCCCCTGTCGGTCAAGCTGTCGCCGAATGCGGAGGATATCGCCGATATGGCGCTCATGTGCCAGGAAGAAGGGGCGGACGCCGTATCGCTCATCAATACAATCTCCGGAATGAAGATCGACGTGCGGCGCCGGCGCAGCGTATTCAACAATCTGTACGCGGGGCTGTCCGGTCCGGCAATTAAGCCGATTGCGCTGCGAATGGTGCATCAAGTGGCCAAAAGGGTGGACATACCGGTCATCGGCATGGGCGGAATATCATCCGCGACGGATATCGTCGAATTCATTATGGCGGGAGCAGCCGTGGTTCAGGTGGGCACCTATAACTTTATGAATATGCGTGCAGGACAGGACTTGCTTAGAGGCCTCCGCGAGTTTATGATCGAAGAAAATATAGCTTCTCTGGATGAAATACGGGGCATTGTCTAA
- a CDS encoding dihydroorotate dehydrogenase electron transfer subunit: protein MGTVISNERLADNVYHLRVSGDYGGETGQFYMLRAWGAYPVLSRPLSIHQVEDDGIEFLYHVVGEGTELFSQLTPGDSINLEGPFGSGFPAVTGRVALVGGGIGIAPLLYCAREIPGCDVYLGFSREPFRTEEFRPYAAKLTVDVGGLILDNVDFAEYDHIFVCGPHPMLKAAQLKGIAAATSGSPVNVYLSLENRMACGIGACLVCSVSCKDGQRKACADGPVFLAEEVVFHD from the coding sequence GTGGGGACGGTTATAAGTAACGAGCGGCTGGCGGATAATGTGTATCATCTCCGGGTGAGCGGAGATTACGGCGGCGAGACGGGCCAATTCTACATGCTGCGGGCATGGGGAGCCTACCCTGTCCTTTCCAGACCGCTAAGTATACATCAGGTGGAAGACGATGGCATCGAATTTTTGTATCATGTCGTAGGGGAAGGCACCGAGCTGTTCTCTCAGCTGACTCCTGGCGATTCCATTAATCTGGAAGGACCTTTCGGCAGCGGCTTTCCCGCTGTCACAGGACGGGTTGCACTGGTCGGAGGAGGCATCGGCATTGCGCCGCTGCTGTATTGCGCCCGTGAGATTCCTGGCTGCGATGTATATCTCGGCTTCAGCCGAGAGCCTTTTCGGACAGAGGAGTTCCGTCCTTACGCCGCAAAACTAACGGTTGATGTCGGCGGTCTCATTTTGGACAATGTCGATTTTGCGGAGTATGACCATATTTTCGTATGCGGACCGCATCCGATGCTTAAAGCGGCACAGCTTAAAGGGATCGCCGCGGCTACCTCGGGAAGTCCGGTGAACGTGTATTTGTCGCTGGAGAACCGTATGGCCTGCGGAATCGGGGCGTGCCTCGTCTGCAGCGTATCCTGTAAGGACGGGCAGCGGAAAGCCTGCGCGGACGGGCCGGTATTTTTGGCGGAGGAGGTAGTATTCCATGATTAA
- a CDS encoding polysaccharide deacetylase family protein, with protein sequence MMIDARFARMIILGLICTFICCLAGCSADSDTHRTGTSAAAPGSETGGSQIAGRAAGTAGESLECPIGKNGSNLTRSADREPASQPAAAPLTLGQLIRKYPNAIKTNGPRIKEIALTFDDVPDPRFTPQILDVLRRYRVKATFFIVGRRAAKHPALVKRIVREGHSIGNHSYNHPQFTKLSLRQFRSQIKRAENIINKIAGFRPRLIRPPYGEITEQQLKWAEAQGYKLVNWNVDSLDWKGLSRQQVKRNILSHAGKGSIILQHGGGGTGSNLKGTIEALPDVIETLRRKGYTFVTIPEMLNVPEQK encoded by the coding sequence ATGATGATCGATGCCCGCTTTGCCAGAATGATCATTTTGGGCCTTATTTGTACGTTCATCTGCTGCCTCGCCGGCTGCTCGGCCGATTCGGATACGCATCGGACGGGAACGTCAGCAGCGGCTCCAGGAAGCGAAACCGGCGGAAGCCAAATCGCCGGCCGCGCGGCCGGGACGGCCGGAGAATCTCTGGAATGCCCAATTGGAAAGAACGGAAGCAACCTGACCCGTAGCGCAGACCGGGAACCAGCCAGCCAACCAGCGGCCGCTCCGCTGACCCTCGGACAGCTAATCCGCAAATACCCGAATGCGATCAAGACGAACGGTCCCCGAATTAAAGAGATCGCGCTCACGTTTGACGACGTTCCGGACCCCAGGTTCACGCCGCAGATTTTGGATGTGCTCCGGAGGTACCGGGTGAAAGCCACTTTTTTTATAGTAGGAAGACGGGCGGCCAAGCATCCCGCACTGGTTAAGCGCATTGTGAGAGAAGGACACAGCATCGGCAACCATTCGTACAATCATCCCCAGTTTACCAAGCTAAGCCTGCGGCAATTCCGTTCCCAAATCAAGCGCGCGGAAAATATCATAAATAAAATAGCAGGATTCAGACCACGGCTGATCCGCCCCCCTTACGGCGAAATAACCGAACAGCAGCTTAAATGGGCCGAAGCCCAAGGCTACAAGCTGGTCAACTGGAATGTCGACTCTCTGGATTGGAAGGGATTGTCCCGTCAGCAGGTAAAGCGCAATATTTTGTCTCATGCCGGCAAAGGGTCCATCATCCTTCAGCACGGCGGAGGCGGTACAGGCAGCAATCTGAAGGGCACCATAGAGGCGCTGCCCGATGTCATTGAAACACTCCGGCGCAAAGGATACACCTTTGTTACCATACCGGAGATGCTGAATGTGCCGGAACAGAAATAG
- a CDS encoding 3D domain-containing protein — protein MKFGISSIKSAAVILGLGALLIASPAHADRVHIAGNQTTFYTVAKKYGVEVAALMEANPKINPLNLYPGLRLVIPGSASGTSSASAGLKAMSKAPAVSLAAETDSKTVEAWGKTYNYEKTLQVKATAYSSAASENGQWGAVDYFGNPLKLGTIAVDPDVIPLGTKVLVTGYSHPGLPKQAFVATASDKGSAIQGNRIDIFIPGSQSFVSEFGYQYVQLYIIK, from the coding sequence ATGAAGTTCGGAATCTCATCGATAAAATCCGCCGCCGTCATTTTGGGCCTTGGAGCCCTGCTGATCGCGTCGCCGGCGCATGCGGACAGGGTTCACATTGCTGGAAATCAAACCACATTTTATACGGTAGCCAAAAAATACGGTGTGGAAGTAGCCGCATTAATGGAAGCAAATCCGAAAATTAACCCGCTTAATCTGTATCCCGGCCTGAGATTGGTGATTCCGGGTTCGGCTTCGGGTACATCCTCGGCTTCTGCCGGACTGAAGGCAATGAGCAAAGCTCCGGCGGTATCGCTGGCCGCAGAGACGGATTCGAAGACGGTGGAAGCCTGGGGGAAGACATATAATTATGAAAAAACGCTGCAGGTTAAAGCGACCGCCTATTCCTCAGCCGCGAGTGAGAACGGTCAATGGGGAGCCGTTGATTACTTTGGCAATCCGCTGAAGCTGGGGACGATCGCCGTCGATCCGGATGTCATTCCGCTCGGAACGAAGGTGCTGGTGACAGGGTATTCCCATCCCGGCCTGCCGAAGCAGGCTTTTGTGGCAACCGCCTCTGATAAAGGAAGCGCCATACAGGGCAACCGTATCGACATTTTCATACCTGGAAGCCAAAGCTTCGTCTCCGAATTCGGTTACCAGTATGTGCAATTGTATATCATCAAGTAG
- the ppk1 gene encoding polyphosphate kinase 1, producing the protein MSEEEKNNIHSSPSAAYLNRDLSWIEFNRRVLEEAQDPNNPLLERAKFLGIVSSNLDEFISVRVAGIQDQIRAGYTKKDFTGYTPSGLHKRLYKRVGKIVTDQYRAFRDISRSLNKKGIILVDYEDLTQAQETAVEQYYRDIIFPVLTPMAVDQSRPFPLVHSLFIYLAVVLTKKHKDHDEFFFAILQIPSNLPRCIPLPHRANSKRRQFVYIEDVIRAHIGTLFSGYHPVAVNEFRLTRNSDLSIDEEGAEDLLEEIEKELRKRRRGVPVRLEVQKGIHPYALEQLLAEFEVEHFVYEIDGPLDLGFLRQFAGGLKGHSDLNYPPIEPVYPAEFEETEDFFEVLRERDVLVYHPYESFESFIDFITQASEDEQVMAIKMTLYRVSGNSPLITALARAAGSGKQVTVVVELKARFDEERNIAWARKLEQSGCHVVYGLVGLKTHAKITLIVRQEGNELRRYVHIGTGNYNENTAKIYTDISMFTAHYEIGLDASELFNQITGYSANYDWNSFFVAPVSLSNSLKKLIQRESEHAANGRPARIIAKMNSLSNQQVIDDLYEADQAGVSIDLIVRGVCCLRPGVPGLSERITVRSIVDRFLEHSRIYYFENGGNPEVYLSSADWMTRNLTRRVELMCPVRDKTAREQVVQILEMSLQDNQKSSFLLPSGNYERPNDEKAPFRSQFAAMNVESWKYTQALPSDPMHS; encoded by the coding sequence ATGAGCGAAGAAGAGAAAAACAACATTCACAGCAGTCCATCCGCTGCCTATCTGAACCGGGATCTGAGTTGGATTGAGTTCAACCGCCGCGTATTGGAGGAAGCACAGGACCCGAATAACCCTTTATTGGAACGGGCCAAATTCCTTGGCATCGTCTCAAGCAATCTGGATGAGTTCATCAGTGTGCGGGTTGCGGGTATTCAGGATCAAATCCGTGCGGGCTATACGAAAAAGGACTTTACCGGCTATACTCCTTCCGGCCTCCACAAACGTCTGTACAAGCGTGTCGGAAAAATCGTCACCGATCAATACCGGGCATTCCGGGACATTTCCCGGAGTCTTAACAAGAAAGGCATCATTCTCGTCGATTACGAGGATTTGACTCAAGCCCAGGAAACCGCGGTGGAACAATATTACCGGGATATTATTTTCCCCGTATTGACGCCGATGGCGGTGGATCAGAGCCGGCCATTCCCGCTTGTTCATAGCCTGTTTATTTATCTTGCAGTCGTTCTGACGAAAAAGCATAAAGATCATGACGAGTTCTTTTTCGCTATTTTGCAAATTCCATCCAATCTGCCGCGCTGCATCCCTCTTCCGCATCGTGCCAACAGCAAGCGGCGGCAGTTCGTCTATATTGAAGATGTCATCCGCGCCCATATCGGAACGCTGTTCAGCGGCTATCATCCGGTTGCCGTTAATGAGTTCCGCCTTACGCGAAACTCCGACCTTAGCATTGACGAGGAAGGCGCCGAGGACCTGCTGGAGGAGATTGAAAAAGAGCTGCGCAAACGCCGCCGCGGAGTGCCGGTCAGGCTGGAAGTCCAAAAAGGCATTCACCCATATGCGCTGGAGCAGCTGCTTGCTGAATTTGAAGTCGAACATTTTGTGTATGAGATCGACGGACCGCTTGATCTTGGATTCTTGCGTCAATTTGCCGGAGGTCTTAAGGGACACAGCGACCTGAATTATCCGCCGATTGAACCCGTCTACCCGGCCGAGTTCGAAGAAACCGAGGATTTCTTCGAAGTACTGCGGGAACGCGACGTTCTGGTCTATCATCCTTATGAATCGTTCGAATCCTTCATCGATTTCATTACTCAGGCGTCTGAGGACGAACAGGTTATGGCGATTAAAATGACCCTTTACAGGGTCAGCGGCAATTCCCCGCTAATTACCGCGCTCGCGCGCGCGGCGGGATCGGGCAAGCAGGTAACCGTAGTGGTAGAGCTGAAAGCGAGGTTCGACGAAGAGCGCAATATCGCGTGGGCTAGGAAGCTTGAGCAGTCGGGCTGCCATGTGGTGTATGGATTGGTCGGCCTGAAAACCCATGCCAAGATCACCCTGATTGTCCGTCAGGAGGGCAATGAGCTGCGCCGATATGTACATATCGGGACGGGAAATTACAACGAGAATACTGCAAAAATATATACGGATATCAGTATGTTCACCGCGCATTACGAGATCGGGCTGGACGCTTCCGAGCTGTTCAATCAGATTACGGGATATTCCGCCAATTATGACTGGAACTCGTTCTTCGTCGCTCCGGTCAGCTTGAGCAATTCGCTGAAGAAGCTGATTCAGCGGGAGAGCGAACATGCAGCGAACGGACGTCCGGCCCGTATTATAGCGAAAATGAATTCCCTCTCCAACCAGCAGGTGATCGATGACCTGTATGAAGCGGATCAAGCCGGCGTTTCGATCGATCTGATTGTTCGGGGGGTCTGCTGCCTTCGCCCCGGAGTCCCGGGCCTGAGCGAGAGGATAACTGTACGCAGCATCGTCGACCGCTTCCTTGAGCACTCCCGGATCTACTATTTCGAGAACGGCGGAAATCCCGAGGTGTATTTGTCCAGCGCGGACTGGATGACCCGCAACCTGACCCGCCGGGTTGAATTAATGTGCCCTGTCCGGGATAAGACAGCCCGTGAACAGGTGGTCCAGATTTTGGAGATGTCGCTTCAGGACAATCAGAAATCAAGCTTCCTTCTGCCAAGCGGCAACTATGAGCGGCCTAACGACGAAAAGGCCCCTTTCCGGAGCCAGTTTGCCGCTATGAATGTTGAGAGTTGGAAATATACTCAAGCTTTACCTTCAGACCCCATGCATTCCTGA
- a CDS encoding Ppx/GppA family phosphatase → MNNDLSRIGIIDIGSNSIRLVIYETTPEGGYRIIKESKYSARLSEKITMEGRLERMALEAIVPVLLQFKMVCRVYGVSRIRVGATAAIRNAANSEEIIAFLSDAAGLEIEIISGQQEAYFGFLGVINAFDVNDGFVIDIGGGSTEITLFQNRSYRHSISFPFGAVNTNVTFGQGGDWSGEQVRKLEAFVREHLADCEWLRTGKGLPLYGLGGTLRTLGKIDQKGRKYSLPNSHGYTMYSETIKRFMETLPAMSYDKRKNLDGLSKSRADIIVSGLIIFHTVYQYIGAGQAVISGEGLREGMLHDLLEPDHPVRASALEYSLGTLQRLNKEASTDFLEDVYKIAQGLHRALKSEGDANEQEMLIYVSVMLYRLGANINYYQSKRHTRYWLMNSPIRGLTHRQLVLCSMIASYSTKNRKQKLSTEHKDILLASDEEWIHKLGSLVQLSAALDNNETGIEQQIKPRLKGGSLDIEILGSQRPLLKLEEIDNALKIFRNAWGLKVKLEYISNSQHS, encoded by the coding sequence ATGAACAACGACCTTAGCCGAATCGGTATTATCGATATTGGTTCCAACTCCATTAGACTCGTCATCTATGAAACAACGCCTGAAGGCGGATACCGGATTATCAAAGAATCTAAGTATTCTGCCCGTCTGAGCGAAAAGATCACAATGGAAGGAAGACTGGAGCGAATGGCGCTGGAAGCTATTGTTCCGGTGCTCCTGCAATTTAAAATGGTTTGCCGGGTTTACGGCGTTTCCCGGATCCGCGTGGGCGCAACTGCGGCGATCCGGAACGCGGCCAACTCTGAGGAGATCATCGCGTTTCTCTCCGATGCGGCCGGGCTGGAGATCGAAATCATCAGCGGGCAGCAGGAGGCCTATTTCGGCTTTCTCGGCGTCATCAACGCCTTTGATGTCAATGACGGCTTTGTCATTGATATCGGCGGCGGCAGTACGGAAATTACGCTATTTCAAAATCGGAGCTACCGGCACAGTATTTCCTTTCCGTTCGGAGCGGTCAACACCAATGTAACGTTTGGCCAGGGAGGCGATTGGAGCGGGGAACAAGTGCGCAAGCTGGAAGCATTTGTCCGTGAGCATCTAGCGGATTGCGAATGGCTCCGAACCGGCAAAGGGCTGCCTCTATACGGTCTGGGGGGGACGCTACGGACGCTTGGCAAGATAGACCAGAAAGGGCGGAAATATTCCCTGCCCAATTCACATGGATACACCATGTACAGCGAGACTATCAAAAGATTTATGGAAACTTTGCCGGCGATGTCATACGACAAGCGGAAGAATCTCGACGGACTGTCAAAGAGCCGGGCGGACATTATCGTATCGGGCCTGATTATTTTCCATACGGTATATCAGTATATCGGAGCGGGTCAGGCCGTCATAAGCGGAGAAGGGCTGCGTGAGGGGATGCTGCATGATCTGCTGGAACCGGATCACCCGGTACGAGCTAGCGCACTGGAGTACAGTCTAGGGACTCTGCAGCGTTTGAACAAGGAGGCTTCGACTGATTTTTTAGAGGATGTTTATAAAATCGCCCAGGGCTTACATAGAGCGCTTAAAAGCGAAGGGGATGCAAATGAGCAGGAAATGCTCATCTATGTATCGGTAATGCTGTACCGCCTTGGCGCCAATATTAATTATTACCAGTCCAAGCGGCATACCCGCTATTGGCTGATGAACTCGCCGATCCGGGGACTTACGCACCGCCAGCTCGTGCTGTGCTCCATGATCGCCTCATACAGCACAAAAAACCGGAAGCAGAAGCTGTCCACAGAGCATAAGGACATTCTTCTGGCTTCCGACGAGGAGTGGATACATAAGCTTGGTTCGCTCGTTCAACTGAGCGCGGCCTTGGATAACAACGAGACCGGAATAGAGCAACAGATTAAACCCCGTCTGAAAGGGGGAAGCCTTGATATCGAAATTCTGGGCAGTCAGCGGCCTCTGTTAAAGCTGGAGGAAATCGATAACGCCCTCAAAATATTCAGGAATGCATGGGGTCTGAAGGTAAAGCTTGAGTATATTTCCAACTCTCAACATTCATAG
- a CDS encoding DUF4832 domain-containing protein — protein sequence MKKKKQVFREASLIAVCAMLLLLCGGAIPVNRQPIMAVRYPVETGTVLHNPYTGFAADARDPEAVLQPVTLVHANLKWRELEPEAGKYNFEGIEQTFHFQYWREKGVRVVLRVVLDDPGEDSHLDIPDWLYQEIGEKGTWYDLQYGKGFSPDYSNPLLIASHQKLIEALAQRYNNDPFVAFIQLGSIGHWGEWHTMDSGPGRIPFPPRSVTDRYIEPYVQFFSGKPLLMRRPTEAAARYRMGLYNDAFGKHDATIDGFLNWFSNGYTSWLTLDKEPAMRNFWVNSPSGGEFSDPRAYLQDETLEESLKQAKLTHVSWLGPSAPWDEEPGGPLQANIDRFLRTIGYRFVIQKAVYEEKRKPGETLHVKLIVANRGTAPFYFKWPLEISLADDEGNIRASVRSSTDIRSWLPGASSAVVHLNLPGGLPSGRYTVLAAILDPASGLPGVDFAISGRRQDGRFPLGSVTIANR from the coding sequence ATGAAAAAAAAGAAACAAGTCTTCAGGGAAGCCAGCCTGATTGCGGTATGCGCCATGCTGCTGTTATTGTGCGGCGGAGCAATTCCCGTGAACCGGCAGCCCATCATGGCGGTCCGTTATCCGGTTGAAACCGGAACCGTGCTGCATAATCCGTATACAGGATTTGCTGCGGACGCGCGCGACCCGGAAGCGGTGCTTCAACCGGTTACGCTTGTACATGCAAATCTGAAATGGAGAGAGCTTGAGCCGGAAGCGGGAAAATACAACTTCGAAGGCATTGAGCAGACGTTCCACTTTCAGTACTGGAGAGAGAAAGGGGTCCGGGTTGTGCTGCGGGTCGTGCTTGATGATCCCGGAGAAGATAGTCATCTCGACATTCCCGATTGGCTGTACCAAGAAATCGGGGAGAAGGGAACCTGGTATGACCTTCAATACGGAAAAGGCTTTAGTCCGGATTATTCCAATCCCCTGCTGATCGCTTCGCACCAGAAGCTGATTGAAGCTCTTGCACAGCGCTACAATAATGATCCTTTCGTTGCCTTTATTCAGCTTGGAAGCATCGGCCACTGGGGAGAGTGGCATACGATGGATTCCGGACCGGGACGTATTCCTTTTCCGCCGCGAAGCGTAACTGACCGGTACATAGAGCCGTATGTCCAATTTTTCAGCGGTAAGCCGCTGCTGATGCGCCGGCCGACAGAGGCGGCGGCACGTTATCGAATGGGATTGTATAATGACGCTTTCGGCAAGCATGACGCGACAATTGACGGATTCTTGAACTGGTTCAGCAATGGATATACCTCTTGGTTGACACTGGACAAGGAACCGGCGATGCGGAATTTCTGGGTGAATTCACCCAGTGGAGGCGAATTCTCGGACCCGCGTGCTTATTTGCAGGACGAGACCCTGGAAGAGTCGCTTAAGCAGGCCAAGTTAACCCACGTGTCCTGGCTCGGCCCTTCCGCGCCTTGGGATGAGGAACCTGGGGGCCCGCTGCAGGCGAATATCGATCGCTTTCTCCGAACCATCGGCTATCGCTTCGTCATCCAGAAGGCGGTCTACGAAGAAAAAAGAAAGCCGGGGGAGACACTCCATGTCAAGTTAATCGTTGCCAACCGGGGAACCGCGCCTTTTTACTTCAAATGGCCTTTGGAGATTTCACTGGCCGACGATGAAGGGAACATCCGAGCGTCCGTTCGCAGTTCAACAGATATCAGAAGCTGGCTGCCCGGAGCAAGTTCAGCCGTTGTCCACCTGAATTTACCGGGTGGTCTGCCCAGCGGCCGCTACACCGTGTTGGCCGCTATTCTCGACCCGGCCAGCGGGCTGCCGGGCGTCGACTTTGCGATCAGCGGCCGGCGGCAGGACGGGCGTTTCCCGCTGGGAAGCGTTACGATTGCTAACCGTTAA